The proteins below are encoded in one region of Microcoleus sp. FACHB-672:
- a CDS encoding aminotransferase class V-fold PLP-dependent enzyme encodes MSQSANLQCEPSSWAKLWSLDAAVTYLNHGSFGACPISVLAAQKTLREQLEREPVRFFVRELEPLLDEARNRLANFVGAGTDELAFIPNATTGVNAVLRSLHFEPGDELLTTDHEYNACRNALNFIAERAGARIVVAPVPFPIESPAQVVEAVLERVSPKTRLVLLDHVCSQTALIFPIQELVRRLAELGVDTLVDGAHAPGMVPLNLREIGVAYYTGNCHKWLCAPKGAAFLYVRSDRQPGIRPLTISHGANSPRQDRSRFQLEFDWMGTDDPTASLCVPVAIAFMGSLLDGGWPELMAKNKTLVLAARQILLERLGIPAPCPDEMIGSMAALPVSDGNFVALHDTLFDQFGIEVPVIPWPAPPHRLIRISAQIYNSLEQYEYLAEVLGKVLD; translated from the coding sequence ATGTCCCAATCTGCAAATTTGCAATGTGAGCCATCTAGCTGGGCTAAGTTATGGTCGCTTGACGCGGCGGTGACTTATCTCAATCACGGTTCATTCGGAGCTTGTCCCATAAGCGTGCTGGCTGCTCAAAAAACGCTACGGGAGCAACTGGAACGAGAGCCGGTGCGGTTTTTTGTCCGGGAGTTAGAGCCGTTGCTAGATGAAGCTCGCAACCGGCTGGCAAATTTTGTGGGTGCCGGCACTGATGAGTTGGCATTTATCCCCAATGCGACAACCGGCGTCAATGCGGTGCTGCGTTCGCTGCATTTTGAGCCTGGGGATGAGCTGCTCACCACCGATCATGAATACAACGCCTGCCGTAACGCCCTGAATTTTATCGCAGAGCGTGCCGGTGCCCGCATTGTCGTCGCGCCGGTGCCGTTTCCCATCGAATCACCGGCACAGGTGGTTGAAGCGGTGTTAGAGCGCGTTTCACCCAAAACCCGGCTAGTGCTGCTGGATCATGTGTGCAGTCAAACCGCCTTGATTTTCCCAATTCAGGAATTAGTGCGCCGGCTGGCAGAACTTGGCGTGGATACACTTGTCGATGGTGCTCATGCGCCAGGGATGGTTCCGCTCAATTTGCGCGAAATTGGGGTGGCTTACTACACCGGCAACTGCCATAAATGGCTGTGTGCGCCTAAAGGGGCGGCTTTTCTGTATGTGCGATCCGACCGACAGCCAGGAATTCGCCCCCTGACTATCAGCCACGGTGCCAACTCCCCACGCCAGGATCGTTCCCGTTTCCAGCTCGAATTTGACTGGATGGGAACAGATGATCCAACGGCGTCCCTATGCGTGCCGGTGGCGATCGCGTTCATGGGTTCGCTGCTAGACGGCGGCTGGCCGGAATTAATGGCAAAAAATAAAACCCTGGTATTAGCGGCGCGGCAGATACTCCTAGAGCGCTTGGGGATACCGGCACCCTGCCCGGATGAAATGATCGGGTCGATGGCGGCGCTGCCGGTGTCTGACGGCAACTTTGTCGCATTGCACGATACGTTGTTTGACCAGTTTGGCATAGAGGTGCCGGTGATTCCTTGGCCGGCTCCTCCCCACCGGCTGATCCGCATTTCGGCACAGATTTATAATTCTCTTGAGCAGTATGAATATTTGGCTGAGGTGTTGGGGAAGGTGTTGGATTAA
- a CDS encoding NYN domain-containing protein, giving the protein MAPPSLPTVLLVDGYNIIGIWPDLTKTRDRDGMESARRELIEALVNYSAFQGFETRLVFDAQYQDTGSTREEITRHVSVHYTGFGQTADTYIEKICANCRHEFTKLKQRVIVATSDRAQQLTVVGYGAEWMSAPQLAYDIEAIGNQVRRKQQSSKPSARRLLASSLDPVAQQRLAQLRMGRRP; this is encoded by the coding sequence ATGGCTCCCCCATCACTGCCGACAGTCCTGCTCGTGGACGGCTACAACATCATTGGAATTTGGCCCGACCTGACAAAGACACGCGATCGTGATGGCATGGAGTCAGCACGGAGGGAATTAATTGAAGCTCTAGTGAATTACAGCGCCTTCCAGGGATTTGAGACTCGCCTTGTGTTCGACGCCCAATATCAAGACACTGGCAGCACACGCGAAGAAATCACGCGCCACGTATCAGTCCACTACACCGGCTTTGGGCAAACCGCAGATACCTACATTGAAAAAATCTGTGCCAACTGTCGCCACGAATTTACTAAATTGAAACAGCGGGTAATTGTGGCCACATCAGACCGGGCGCAGCAACTCACTGTTGTAGGTTACGGGGCAGAATGGATGTCAGCGCCACAACTAGCGTATGATATTGAAGCGATAGGCAATCAAGTGCGACGCAAACAGCAATCCTCGAAGCCTTCGGCTCGTCGTCTGTTAGCGAGTTCTTTAGACCCTGTAGCTCAGCAGCGTTTAGCACAGCTGCGGATGGGTCGGCGACCGTGA
- a CDS encoding GNAT family N-acetyltransferase encodes MIRPTTPDDTAALIALADATGLFRPNELEELGEILGDYFGGNIDSDHCWITDDDGGPVGVAYYAPAPMTDGTWYVYLIAVRPDRQGQGHGTALLRYVEETLTARGERILLVETSGLASFEGTRAFYRKCGYDEEARIRDFYRAGDDKIVYRKALVAQGQ; translated from the coding sequence ATGATTCGACCGACCACGCCCGATGACACGGCTGCGCTGATTGCCCTGGCCGATGCGACCGGCTTGTTCCGTCCGAATGAACTTGAGGAGCTGGGAGAAATACTGGGCGACTACTTCGGCGGCAACATTGACAGCGATCACTGCTGGATTACCGACGACGACGGTGGGCCGGTAGGGGTCGCGTACTACGCGCCGGCCCCGATGACCGATGGGACGTGGTACGTGTACTTGATCGCCGTACGACCCGACCGCCAGGGGCAAGGACACGGTACGGCACTGCTGCGTTACGTTGAAGAAACGTTGACGGCGCGTGGCGAGCGCATACTGCTGGTGGAAACGTCAGGGCTGGCGAGCTTCGAGGGCACACGGGCGTTCTATCGCAAGTGTGGTTATGACGAAGAAGCGCGGATTCGCGACTTCTACAGAGCGGGCGATGACAAGATTGTTTACCGTAAAGCACTGGTTGCTCAGGGGCAGTGA
- a CDS encoding WD40 repeat domain-containing protein: MDWTTPLKFQQADFIKRLKSDAANLLHSQTRGCHSELMVLSGEKLTKIRDFCRQTAVNIEQHSPVSDIIHSFLKRQLGQAVVATYLEGLALEIDPLKYQKTKDSVDFTLLFDSNLGIQVKTEYGNIDSVRWPIYVEEIKQNVAIVCILLQEEVSEDRQIYHAIVAGFAPTNTIAIRQGQANLGIADLLYAGGLRSYLESFKTEPSFSDGLHILTGSSNYVYPFAISADGEILASSNYDGSIKLWQLNNKELQAALSGQSWSFYPLATGGGGQILASGSTDKKLYQCHAGTGSLRHSLAGHSSGVSAITISADRQILISGGYDGSLKIWNLETGKLQRRIAAHAGTVRPIAISYDRKILATGSIDKTLKVWSLDTGEVLRILPVRTDPVVSIAISPDDQTLVSGSQDGTIDIWHLDTGELKSTLPGHSGTVRAIAISPDGQTLATGSTEKTIKLWDVQTGELKSTLTGHSDPIINVAPNPNGKSLELSLLRHQNPGWVELC; encoded by the coding sequence ATGGACTGGACAACTCCCCTGAAATTCCAACAAGCTGATTTTATTAAAAGGCTGAAGTCAGATGCGGCAAATCTATTGCACTCTCAAACCAGAGGGTGCCACAGTGAATTGATGGTTCTCTCAGGCGAGAAGTTGACAAAAATTCGAGACTTTTGCCGGCAGACAGCCGTAAATATCGAGCAGCACTCTCCAGTTTCTGATATAATACATAGCTTTTTAAAAAGACAGTTGGGTCAAGCAGTAGTTGCTACCTATTTAGAAGGTTTGGCACTCGAAATAGATCCACTAAAATACCAAAAAACGAAAGATTCTGTCGATTTTACGCTGCTTTTTGACTCAAACCTTGGCATCCAGGTCAAAACGGAATACGGCAACATAGATTCTGTTCGATGGCCTATCTACGTTGAAGAAATTAAGCAAAATGTTGCCATAGTCTGCATTTTGCTTCAAGAAGAAGTCAGTGAAGACCGGCAAATCTATCACGCAATTGTGGCCGGTTTTGCCCCCACAAATACCATTGCAATTCGGCAGGGCCAAGCCAACCTGGGAATCGCCGACCTGCTTTATGCAGGAGGCTTACGCAGCTATTTAGAATCTTTCAAAACAGAACCAAGCTTCAGCGACGGGTTACATATTCTCACCGGCAGCTCCAACTATGTCTATCCCTTTGCGATTAGCGCAGATGGAGAAATCCTTGCTAGTAGCAATTATGACGGCAGCATTAAGCTGTGGCAGTTGAATAACAAAGAATTGCAAGCAGCGCTCTCTGGGCAGTCTTGGTCATTTTATCCGCTCGCTACTGGCGGAGGCGGGCAAATCCTCGCCAGTGGCAGCACAGACAAAAAGCTTTATCAATGTCATGCGGGAACAGGATCGCTGCGTCATTCCCTTGCCGGCCATAGTAGCGGCGTAAGTGCCATTACCATCAGCGCAGACCGGCAAATCCTGATTAGTGGCGGTTACGACGGGTCACTAAAAATTTGGAATTTAGAAACCGGCAAGCTACAGCGCAGGATAGCAGCACACGCCGGCACAGTTAGACCGATAGCCATTAGTTATGATCGCAAAATCCTCGCCACCGGCAGTATTGACAAAACACTGAAAGTCTGGTCGTTAGACACCGGCGAAGTGCTGCGAATATTGCCGGTGCGAACAGATCCAGTCGTTTCCATCGCAATTAGTCCCGACGATCAAACCCTTGTCAGTGGCTCCCAAGACGGAACAATTGACATTTGGCATCTAGACACCGGCGAACTAAAAAGCACCCTTCCAGGGCATTCCGGCACAGTCAGAGCAATTGCCATTAGCCCTGATGGTCAAACCCTTGCCACCGGCAGTACAGAAAAAACGATAAAACTGTGGGATGTGCAGACTGGGGAATTGAAATCCACCCTCACAGGTCATTCAGACCCCATCATTAACGTCGCCCCCAACCCAAACGGCAAAAGTCTAGAGCTGAGTTTACTGCGTCACCAAAATCCCGGATGGGTGGAGCTTTGTTAG
- a CDS encoding SDR family NAD(P)-dependent oxidoreductase translates to MNVHGKTALITGASRGIGREIALELAQQGTKRLLLVARDHERLAEVANEIKALGAEAIILALDLAQPVEVNIAIAKAWRNHGPIQLLVNCAGVAHQAPFLKTKLPNVQQEIAINLMGMYTMTRLVARRMATQREGTIVNVSSLMGKVAAPTMTTYSATKFAILGFTQALRGELAQYNIRVIALLPSLTDTDMARDLQWFRWVVPTTPQKVAQALITGLRKNSPEILVGWQSHLAVLGNRIAPWFLERVLLMAAPMSRDSRKRYHKLREADAISR, encoded by the coding sequence ATGAACGTTCATGGAAAAACAGCTCTAATTACAGGCGCTTCCCGTGGAATAGGGCGAGAGATCGCTCTAGAATTAGCGCAACAAGGAACGAAGCGGTTGTTATTAGTGGCGCGGGATCACGAAAGATTAGCTGAAGTCGCCAATGAAATTAAGGCATTGGGTGCAGAAGCGATTATTTTGGCTTTGGATTTAGCACAGCCGGTGGAGGTGAATATTGCCATTGCCAAAGCTTGGCGGAATCACGGTCCTATTCAACTTTTAGTGAACTGTGCCGGTGTCGCCCATCAAGCGCCTTTCTTGAAAACTAAGTTGCCAAATGTGCAGCAAGAAATTGCGATTAATTTGATGGGAATGTATACGATGACGCGTCTGGTTGCGCGGCGCATGGCAACGCAACGGGAAGGCACAATTGTGAATGTTTCCAGTTTGATGGGTAAGGTGGCAGCACCGACGATGACAACTTATTCTGCGACAAAGTTTGCAATTTTAGGGTTTACGCAAGCATTACGCGGCGAGTTAGCGCAATATAATATCCGGGTCATTGCTTTGCTACCCTCTTTAACGGATACGGATATGGCGCGAGATTTGCAGTGGTTTCGCTGGGTGGTGCCAACAACTCCCCAAAAGGTAGCCCAAGCATTGATTACCGGCTTGCGAAAGAATTCCCCCGAAATTCTAGTTGGTTGGCAAAGTCATTTAGCTGTCTTGGGCAATCGCATTGCGCCTTGGTTCTTGGAAAGGGTTTTATTGATGGCTGCACCGATGTCTAGAGATAGCCGAAAGCGCTATCACAAACTCCGAGAGGCTGACGCGATTTCACGTTAG
- a CDS encoding GAF domain-containing protein: protein MSQNRQILDDIAKFVQEIVNAETAVVVLAESEGEFVYFAAAVGKYAEAIVDKRNTSANSGLCGVAFQGKVPVLVCKTEGDSRVRQDYAKAMGIKTALAVPVIYEDKLLGALMALNRTDGSEFDEEAEKVLAGYAAEVGPVVLQFCIS, encoded by the coding sequence GTGAGTCAGAATCGTCAAATATTAGATGATATTGCTAAGTTCGTTCAGGAAATCGTCAATGCTGAAACAGCCGTCGTAGTGCTGGCGGAGTCTGAGGGAGAATTTGTTTATTTTGCGGCGGCAGTAGGCAAATATGCTGAGGCGATAGTGGACAAAAGAAATACGTCTGCAAATTCGGGTTTGTGTGGCGTTGCGTTTCAGGGTAAGGTGCCGGTTTTAGTTTGCAAAACTGAGGGGGATAGCCGAGTTCGGCAGGATTATGCGAAAGCGATGGGGATTAAAACTGCTTTAGCAGTGCCGGTTATTTATGAGGATAAACTTTTGGGTGCGCTGATGGCGTTAAATCGCACGGATGGCAGTGAATTTGATGAAGAGGCAGAGAAAGTTTTAGCCGGCTACGCTGCTGAAGTGGGTCCTGTGGTTTTGCAATTTTGCATTAGTTGA
- a CDS encoding UbiD family decarboxylase: MARDLRGFIKILEERGQLRRINALVDPNLEIAEISNRMLQAGGPALLFENVKGAAYPVAINLLGTEERVCWAMNMEKPAELEELGKKLALLQQPKPPKKISQAVEFGKVLFDVLKAKPGRDFFPPCHQVVLEGEAVDLTKIPMIRPYMGDAGKIVTLGLVITKDCETGTPNVGVYRLQLQSRNTMTVHWLSVRGGARHLRKAAERGKKLEVAIALGVDPMIIMAAATPIPVDLSEWLFAGLYGGSGVNLAKCKTVDLEVPADSEFVLEGTITPGEVLPDGPFGDHMGYYGGVEDSPVIHFHCMTHRKNPIYLTTFSGRPPKEEAMMAIALNRIYTPILRQQVSEIVDFFLPMEALSYKAAIISIDKAYPGQARRAALAFWSALPQFTYTKFVIVVDKDINIRDPRQVVWAISSKVDPVRDVFILPETPFDTLDFASEKIGLGGRMGIDATTKIPPETQHEWGEPLESDPDVAAMVERRWAEYGLADLKLDEVNPNLFGYDVR, from the coding sequence ATGGCAAGAGATTTACGTGGGTTCATCAAAATTTTAGAAGAACGGGGACAACTGCGGCGAATTAATGCCTTAGTTGACCCTAATTTAGAAATTGCAGAGATTTCTAACCGGATGTTGCAAGCAGGCGGGCCGGCGCTGCTGTTTGAGAATGTTAAAGGCGCAGCGTATCCGGTGGCGATCAACCTGCTGGGAACCGAGGAACGGGTTTGCTGGGCAATGAATATGGAAAAACCGGCAGAATTGGAGGAATTGGGCAAAAAGCTGGCGCTGCTACAGCAGCCGAAACCGCCGAAGAAAATTTCCCAAGCAGTCGAGTTTGGCAAGGTGCTATTTGATGTACTCAAGGCGAAACCGGGGCGCGATTTTTTCCCGCCGTGTCATCAGGTAGTGCTTGAAGGGGAAGCCGTAGATTTGACGAAAATTCCGATGATTCGCCCTTATATGGGGGATGCCGGCAAGATTGTCACGCTGGGACTGGTGATTACTAAAGATTGCGAGACGGGAACGCCTAATGTGGGGGTTTACCGGCTGCAGCTGCAATCTCGCAATACGATGACGGTACACTGGCTGTCGGTTCGGGGTGGGGCGCGACATTTGCGGAAAGCGGCGGAACGGGGGAAGAAATTGGAGGTGGCAATTGCCTTGGGTGTTGACCCCATGATTATCATGGCGGCTGCAACCCCGATTCCAGTAGACCTCTCAGAATGGCTGTTTGCGGGGCTTTACGGCGGTTCTGGGGTGAATCTGGCGAAGTGTAAGACGGTGGATTTGGAGGTGCCGGCAGACTCGGAATTTGTCTTAGAAGGGACGATTACGCCTGGGGAGGTGCTGCCCGATGGGCCTTTTGGGGATCACATGGGTTATTACGGCGGCGTAGAAGATTCGCCGGTGATTCACTTCCACTGCATGACGCATCGCAAAAATCCGATTTATCTAACGACGTTTAGTGGGCGTCCCCCGAAAGAAGAGGCGATGATGGCAATTGCGCTGAATCGAATTTATACACCTATTTTGCGGCAGCAAGTGTCAGAAATTGTTGACTTTTTCTTACCAATGGAAGCACTGAGTTATAAAGCAGCAATTATCTCCATTGATAAGGCATATCCGGGTCAAGCTCGGCGGGCAGCTTTGGCATTTTGGAGTGCTTTACCGCAATTTACTTACACGAAGTTTGTAATTGTTGTCGATAAAGATATCAACATTCGTGATCCGCGTCAAGTGGTGTGGGCAATTAGTTCAAAAGTTGACCCGGTGCGAGATGTTTTTATTCTGCCAGAGACGCCATTTGATACCTTGGATTTTGCTAGTGAAAAGATTGGATTAGGGGGACGGATGGGAATTGATGCAACGACGAAGATTCCGCCGGAAACTCAGCATGAATGGGGCGAACCTTTAGAGTCCGATCCGGATGTGGCGGCGATGGTTGAGCGCCGGTGGGCTGAATATGGTTTAGCGGATTTAAAGCTAGATGAAGTTAATCCAAATTTGTTTGGTTATGACGTGAGATAA
- a CDS encoding NYN domain-containing protein — protein MLDDSRLKPVNRSAVIQSISRYVYQVIFSTYQNHPEWLNEKFRDQPWHNQKFQDKLITKLVEKFSGTENKDELIVKTIKIFHNFLLPGFFVSSNFSQVMDNLRHITQTESASSGNRVDGSKPAGNSVRVATESSNSAMAILLLDAENLSLNVETETFLAGCCTYPIRIKIAFANWRSMGKQDTEYHGRSYELIHVPASKDSADIKMATVGASIFLHYPTAKEVLICSSDKALLHLRNTLQAQGLTVYLVRKQGETITFVNSITGHTQTHTIKPIPAIDQFINQIKDLLGEEQKNTSNQWVKLSRISQLYQVKYKTEISQVVAGHLPGKKVQDFFMNYPTDFVLHQPAEKSEFYVTLFQPPPLPAVLETQTSIQLTGKVQPQLPSNITSKADLEQALVKIVIALTAKSPGSDVSISNVGSEFHKQYGQPITQVMASLQLGSKLPKFLLSCNSFKLKNAGKQYLVSLSQI, from the coding sequence ATGCTAGATGACTCGCGTTTAAAGCCGGTGAACCGTTCTGCTGTTATCCAATCCATCAGCCGCTATGTCTACCAGGTCATTTTTTCCACCTATCAGAATCATCCTGAATGGCTGAATGAAAAATTTAGGGATCAGCCCTGGCACAATCAAAAGTTTCAAGATAAATTAATCACAAAATTAGTTGAAAAATTCAGTGGTACAGAAAACAAAGATGAATTAATTGTCAAAACGATTAAAATTTTTCATAATTTTCTGCTTCCTGGCTTTTTTGTGTCTTCAAATTTTAGTCAAGTCATGGATAATCTTCGTCACATTACCCAGACAGAAAGCGCTAGTTCCGGGAATCGAGTAGATGGATCGAAGCCGGCAGGAAATTCCGTCAGAGTTGCGACTGAATCAAGCAACTCTGCAATGGCGATTCTGCTACTTGATGCCGAGAATTTATCGCTAAATGTTGAAACAGAAACTTTCCTAGCCGGCTGCTGTACTTATCCGATCCGGATTAAAATTGCCTTTGCAAATTGGCGTAGTATGGGTAAGCAAGATACTGAATATCACGGACGTAGTTATGAACTCATTCACGTCCCAGCTTCTAAAGATAGCGCTGATATAAAAATGGCGACTGTGGGGGCCTCAATTTTCTTGCATTATCCAACTGCAAAGGAAGTATTAATTTGTTCTTCAGATAAGGCATTACTGCATCTTCGCAACACATTACAAGCCCAAGGATTAACCGTTTATCTCGTTCGCAAACAGGGAGAAACTATCACTTTTGTCAACAGTATAACCGGCCACACGCAAACCCACACAATCAAACCGATCCCGGCAATCGATCAATTTATTAACCAAATTAAGGATTTACTCGGAGAAGAGCAAAAAAATACTTCTAATCAATGGGTGAAACTTTCGCGAATCTCACAACTTTATCAAGTTAAATATAAAACTGAAATTAGTCAAGTGGTGGCCGGCCACTTACCTGGGAAAAAAGTCCAAGATTTTTTTATGAATTATCCCACTGATTTTGTACTGCATCAGCCGGCAGAAAAATCGGAATTCTATGTAACTTTATTTCAGCCGCCTCCTTTGCCTGCTGTGCTTGAAACTCAAACATCTATCCAGCTTACGGGGAAAGTTCAGCCTCAACTCCCCTCAAATATTACTTCCAAAGCAGACCTGGAACAAGCACTCGTAAAAATTGTCATCGCCTTAACCGCTAAATCTCCGGGAAGTGACGTTTCGATCTCAAATGTAGGCAGTGAATTTCATAAGCAATACGGTCAACCGATTACTCAGGTAATGGCAAGCTTACAATTAGGCAGTAAACTCCCTAAATTTTTGCTCTCGTGTAATAGTTTTAAATTAAAAAATGCGGGAAAGCAGTATTTAGTTAGCCTTTCGCAAATTTAA
- a CDS encoding SDR family oxidoreductase translates to MQDKVVVVVGATGGIGSAVTRQLAKAGAQLVLAARNSSRLDALAAELLSPMQVMPVPCDITDPLQVDRVMKKAVGQFGHIDALVNAAGAGILKPGHQIEPAELNAMIDVNLKGSFYTTQAAAQHMKERQSGHICNVVGILGKHSMAMASAYCASKFGVVGFSKCMADELKRFGIKFTLLYFGGVDTPFWDDITLKVDRKKMLSAETAAGAIVYALSAEPQAVPMEINIQPESHLFF, encoded by the coding sequence ATGCAAGACAAAGTCGTTGTCGTTGTTGGAGCCACCGGCGGCATCGGTTCAGCAGTCACGCGCCAGCTAGCCAAAGCCGGCGCACAGCTTGTACTCGCCGCCAGAAATAGTTCGCGCTTAGATGCGTTGGCAGCGGAATTACTCTCGCCGATGCAAGTGATGCCAGTGCCTTGTGACATTACCGATCCCCTGCAAGTTGATAGAGTGATGAAAAAAGCAGTGGGCCAATTCGGTCACATAGACGCTTTGGTTAATGCAGCTGGTGCCGGCATCTTAAAACCGGGCCACCAAATTGAGCCGGCAGAACTCAACGCAATGATAGATGTTAACCTCAAAGGCAGTTTCTACACTACTCAAGCAGCCGCACAGCACATGAAAGAACGGCAGTCGGGTCATATTTGCAATGTGGTGGGAATTTTAGGCAAGCATTCGATGGCAATGGCATCGGCTTACTGCGCTTCCAAATTTGGGGTTGTTGGGTTCAGCAAGTGCATGGCAGATGAACTCAAGCGCTTTGGCATCAAATTCACACTGCTGTACTTTGGCGGCGTCGATACTCCTTTCTGGGATGACATTACCTTAAAAGTAGACCGGAAAAAAATGCTGAGTGCTGAAACGGCTGCCGGTGCGATTGTTTATGCGCTGTCTGCTGAGCCGCAAGCGGTGCCAATGGAGATTAATATTCAGCCAGAAAGTCACCTATTCTTTTAA